In the Carboxydothermus hydrogenoformans Z-2901 genome, one interval contains:
- a CDS encoding EAL domain-containing protein: MSPTEKIVPFFQPVFSVNTFSVLGYEVLARKITPQGIESLGAFFHDPQVPPENKIKVDRFVRRRALELFKQSNKNLRLFLNIQPQWLYPFISKETNFPTLEYLDEYGISADRVIIEISETEFSADYENLSRLIDRYRKAGCQIAVDDVGRGFNNLERIIAIRPDFLKVDTQLVRRSIKENMARNLLETLGSFAEKSGLGLILEGIESAELFRLGLEIGACYYQGFFIACPAPHLTEAKDSVNFIKQEVEDYIRNEIHKRNSQYQRNEELNKLMKNFNFSNIKQSLEEKISNLIQFLPDYCFRVYACDCYGYQRTPNFTRNLGGGWTVSGEYLNRNWSWRPYFFRGVTTASQLGRGISSEPYIDLETKLKVWTFCYDLGDNLYLFIDCLT, from the coding sequence GTGTCTCCTACCGAAAAAATCGTACCTTTTTTTCAACCGGTGTTCTCGGTGAATACATTCAGCGTATTGGGTTACGAAGTTTTGGCTAGAAAGATAACGCCCCAGGGTATTGAGAGCCTTGGTGCGTTTTTTCATGACCCCCAGGTGCCACCAGAGAATAAGATCAAAGTTGACCGTTTTGTTCGCCGCAGGGCATTGGAACTTTTTAAGCAAAGTAACAAAAATTTGCGGCTATTTTTAAACATCCAGCCCCAGTGGCTTTATCCTTTCATAAGTAAAGAAACAAATTTTCCTACCCTGGAGTACCTTGATGAATACGGAATTAGCGCTGACCGGGTGATAATTGAAATAAGTGAAACCGAGTTTAGTGCGGACTACGAAAATCTTTCAAGGCTTATTGATAGGTACCGTAAAGCTGGGTGTCAGATAGCCGTTGATGATGTTGGTCGTGGTTTCAACAACCTGGAGAGAATTATTGCCATACGTCCGGATTTTTTGAAAGTTGATACCCAGTTGGTTAGAAGGAGTATCAAGGAAAATATGGCTCGCAATTTACTGGAAACACTGGGAAGTTTTGCAGAAAAGTCGGGACTGGGCTTAATACTTGAAGGAATTGAAAGTGCTGAGTTATTTCGCTTGGGGTTAGAAATCGGAGCCTGTTACTACCAGGGTTTCTTTATTGCCTGTCCGGCACCTCATTTGACAGAAGCTAAAGATTCCGTTAATTTCATTAAACAAGAAGTCGAAGATTATATCCGCAACGAAATCCATAAACGGAATAGCCAATACCAGAGGAACGAAGAATTAAATAAACTTATGAAAAATTTTAACTTTTCTAACATTAAACAAAGCCTCGAAGAAAAAATTAGCAATTTAATCCAATTCCTACCCGACTATTGTTTTCGGGTGTATGCATGCGACTGTTATGGCTATCAAAGGACACCAAACTTTACACGCAATTTAGGAGGTGGGTGGACAGTTTCGGGTGAATACCTTAATCGCAACTGGAGCTGGCGTCCGTACTTCTTTCGTGGAGTTACTACTGCAAGCCAGCTTGGTAGGGGGATAAGTTCTGAGCCCTACATTGACCTTGAAACTAAGCTAAAAGTATGGACATTTTGTTATGACCTGGGGGATAATCTTTACTTGTTTATTGACTGTTTAACATGA
- a CDS encoding alanine/glycine:cation symporter family protein gives MAQLVDFLNSLVWSKALVYFCLLAGIYFSIRMRFFQVRYIKDMWKLLFGGQSSEKGVSSFQAFAMAVAGRVGTGNIAGVATAIAMGGPGAVFWMWVTAFLGAGSAFVEAVLAQIYKEEHEGEYRGGPSYYIEKGLGLKWYAVIFSVATIVATGLLLPGVQANSIAASINNAFGVAPAITGVGLVLLLGLIIFGGVKRIARAAEFIVPFMALGYILVAIIIIAVNIEKLPGVLALIFESAFGLKQAFAGILGYAIFWGVKRSVYSNEAGQGTAPHAAAAAEVSHPAKQGLVQAFSVYVDTLFVCSATAFMILITGKYNVYNPKGGFIVENLPGMDIGPGYTQRAVETLFPSFGAAFVAIALFFFAFTTLMAYYYYAESNIAYLTRKGSSRLFINVLRVALLASTFYGTIRTATFAWGLGDLGVGIMAWLNLIAILLLQKPALKAFEDWKEQRAKGIDPVFDPIKLGIKNADLWVQKFGKKQVAGE, from the coding sequence ATGGCGCAGCTTGTGGACTTCTTAAACAGTCTGGTCTGGAGCAAAGCTCTGGTCTATTTCTGTCTTTTAGCAGGTATTTATTTTTCAATTCGGATGCGCTTTTTCCAGGTAAGGTACATCAAAGACATGTGGAAACTTCTCTTTGGCGGCCAAAGTTCGGAAAAAGGTGTATCATCGTTCCAGGCATTCGCCATGGCCGTAGCCGGACGGGTAGGTACCGGTAATATCGCCGGAGTAGCTACCGCTATCGCCATGGGCGGTCCCGGTGCAGTTTTCTGGATGTGGGTCACAGCATTCTTGGGTGCTGGTTCTGCCTTTGTCGAAGCAGTTCTTGCCCAGATTTACAAAGAAGAACACGAAGGCGAGTACCGCGGTGGCCCTTCCTACTATATTGAAAAAGGTCTTGGACTTAAATGGTACGCTGTTATTTTCTCGGTAGCTACCATCGTAGCCACAGGCTTACTGCTACCCGGAGTTCAGGCTAACAGTATTGCCGCCAGCATAAACAACGCTTTTGGTGTTGCTCCAGCAATCACCGGCGTTGGTCTTGTTTTACTTTTAGGCCTTATTATCTTTGGCGGTGTCAAAAGAATTGCCAGAGCTGCAGAATTTATTGTTCCTTTCATGGCTCTTGGTTATATTTTGGTTGCTATAATTATAATTGCCGTTAATATTGAAAAACTTCCGGGAGTCCTTGCTCTCATCTTCGAAAGCGCTTTTGGTCTTAAACAGGCTTTTGCCGGAATCTTGGGTTATGCTATTTTCTGGGGTGTAAAACGAAGCGTCTATTCCAACGAAGCCGGTCAAGGTACCGCTCCTCACGCTGCAGCAGCTGCTGAAGTAAGTCACCCGGCAAAACAAGGTTTAGTACAGGCTTTCTCGGTTTACGTAGATACTTTGTTTGTCTGTTCCGCTACAGCTTTTATGATTTTAATTACCGGTAAATACAATGTTTACAACCCAAAAGGCGGCTTTATCGTCGAAAACCTGCCGGGAATGGATATCGGTCCCGGCTACACCCAGCGGGCTGTAGAAACGCTCTTTCCCTCCTTTGGAGCAGCCTTTGTAGCTATCGCCCTGTTCTTCTTTGCCTTTACTACTTTAATGGCATACTACTACTACGCCGAATCCAACATCGCTTATCTTACCCGGAAAGGCAGCAGCCGCTTATTCATTAATGTTTTAAGGGTTGCCCTCTTAGCCTCCACCTTCTACGGCACCATCCGCACCGCGACTTTTGCCTGGGGGCTGGGCGACCTCGGAGTAGGCATCATGGCCTGGTTAAATCTTATAGCTATTTTACTCCTCCAGAAGCCTGCCTTAAAAGCTTTTGAAGACTGGAAAGAGCAAAGAGCTAAAGGTATTGACCCGGTATTTGATCCCATAAAACTTGGCATTAAAAACGCCGATTTATGGGTGCAAAAATTTGGTAAAAAGCAAGTAGCCGGTGAGTAA
- a CDS encoding PfkB family carbohydrate kinase — translation MTRREEEILKLIRENPFINQEEIARILGITRSSVGVHIVNLMKKGKIKGRGYILSADEPEVTVVGGANIDIYGFPYEKLRLQDSNPGKVKMNVGGVARNIAENLARLGVATRLITAIGDDFYGKYIIERCRDAGVNMEEILTVSGESSSVYLAVMDEAGDMAVAVAGMDILNHLSLDFLKKKLSIINSSPVCVVDTNLPVKSLEFLLDNARKTVFFLDGVSVTKALKLKELRGTFYAVKLNKLEAEGVTGENLNTEAGLLKAANFFLDKGIKQVYFTLGAQGVFYANTKSRGKITLPPVQPVNTTGAGDAFTAAIVYSYLKGYDIDRAARFGAAAAILTLLVEETVNPEISEEKIKKEMEVLGL, via the coding sequence ATGACCCGGCGGGAGGAAGAAATCTTAAAATTAATTCGGGAAAATCCTTTTATCAATCAAGAAGAAATAGCCCGGATCCTCGGGATTACCCGGTCCAGCGTGGGAGTGCATATCGTTAATTTGATGAAAAAAGGTAAAATTAAAGGACGGGGTTACATTCTTTCTGCCGATGAGCCGGAAGTTACCGTTGTCGGTGGGGCCAATATTGATATTTATGGCTTTCCTTATGAAAAGCTTCGCCTGCAGGATTCAAATCCGGGGAAAGTAAAAATGAACGTGGGCGGGGTTGCCAGGAATATAGCGGAAAATCTGGCTCGGCTGGGGGTAGCTACAAGACTTATTACCGCTATAGGAGATGATTTTTACGGGAAATACATTATCGAGCGCTGCCGGGACGCAGGTGTGAACATGGAAGAAATTTTAACCGTAAGTGGTGAAAGCTCTTCGGTTTATCTTGCCGTAATGGATGAAGCCGGGGATATGGCGGTGGCTGTAGCGGGGATGGATATTTTAAACCATTTAAGTTTAGATTTTCTAAAAAAGAAACTTTCAATAATAAATTCATCTCCCGTTTGCGTGGTAGATACCAATCTTCCGGTAAAAAGTTTAGAGTTTCTCTTAGATAATGCGCGAAAAACAGTATTTTTCTTGGATGGGGTATCGGTGACCAAAGCTCTTAAATTAAAAGAACTTCGAGGAACATTTTATGCGGTAAAATTAAATAAATTGGAAGCGGAAGGGGTAACCGGAGAAAACTTAAATACCGAGGCGGGGCTTTTAAAAGCGGCAAACTTTTTCCTGGATAAAGGAATCAAACAGGTTTATTTTACCCTTGGGGCCCAAGGGGTTTTTTACGCTAACACCAAGAGCCGGGGAAAAATAACATTACCACCGGTACAGCCGGTTAATACTACCGGAGCTGGCGATGCCTTTACGGCAGCGATTGTTTACAGTTATTTAAAGGGATATGATATAGATAGGGCTGCCCGCTTTGGGGCGGCTGCGGCAATTTTAACTCTTCTGGTGGAAGAAACGGTTAATCCTGAAATATCCGAAGAAAAAATTAAAAAGGAAATGGAGGTGTTGGGACTATGA
- a CDS encoding pseudouridine-5'-phosphate glycosidase — protein MNEYLVLSKEVKEALAEGVPVVALESTIIAHGMPHPQNVETALAVEKVVRENEAVPATIAVIGGKIKVGLTCEEIEYLGEKGPEVIKVSRRDLPYVVAKGLDGATTVAATMFIAAMSGIKVFATGGIGGVHRGGEKSFDISADLQELARTNVAVVSAGVKSILDIGLTLEYLETYGVPVIGFGTDEFPAFYTRKSGYKVHITADTPAELARIIKVKWDLGLKGGVVVANPIPEEYSLDYEEITRAIDSAVLEAAEKGVRGKEVTPYLLAKVKDITGGKSLEANIQLVLNNARLAAKLAQELSKL, from the coding sequence ATGAATGAATATTTGGTTTTAAGTAAGGAAGTAAAAGAGGCTTTGGCTGAAGGTGTGCCGGTAGTAGCCTTGGAATCAACCATTATTGCTCATGGTATGCCGCATCCGCAAAATGTAGAGACTGCTTTAGCGGTAGAAAAGGTTGTTCGGGAAAATGAGGCCGTTCCGGCCACTATTGCGGTTATTGGCGGGAAAATAAAGGTAGGGTTGACTTGCGAGGAAATAGAGTATCTTGGAGAAAAGGGGCCGGAGGTTATAAAGGTAAGCCGCCGGGACCTGCCGTATGTGGTAGCCAAAGGGTTGGATGGGGCGACAACGGTAGCTGCAACCATGTTTATTGCTGCGATGAGCGGTATAAAAGTTTTTGCTACCGGTGGCATAGGTGGAGTTCACCGGGGAGGCGAAAAAAGCTTTGATATTTCCGCCGATTTACAGGAGCTTGCCCGGACCAATGTGGCGGTGGTGTCGGCAGGAGTAAAGTCAATTTTAGATATTGGACTTACCTTAGAATATCTTGAAACCTATGGAGTTCCGGTGATAGGTTTTGGTACCGATGAATTTCCCGCTTTTTATACGCGGAAAAGCGGCTATAAGGTGCATATTACTGCTGATACTCCAGCGGAGCTTGCGCGCATTATTAAAGTTAAGTGGGATTTAGGTTTAAAGGGAGGCGTTGTAGTGGCCAATCCGATACCTGAAGAATACTCTTTGGATTATGAAGAAATTACGCGGGCGATAGATAGTGCGGTTTTGGAAGCTGCAGAAAAAGGGGTAAGGGGAAAAGAAGTAACTCCATATTTGTTGGCGAAAGTAAAAGATATAACCGGCGGTAAAAGTTTGGAGGCTAATATTCAATTGGTTCTTAATAATGCCCGGCTTGCCGCCAAACTTGCACAAGAACTAAGTAAACTATAA
- a CDS encoding GyrI-like domain-containing protein, with amino-acid sequence MKPEIIFKPGFFLVGMKYEGRNEKGEISELWKKFSERIFEIKNRVNEKECYGLSIYSEKFFATGEFLYLAAVEVVKIEEVPEEMVAVEVDPAKYAVFTLPGEPDKLPKLIHEIYCRYLKEEGLKPVGNYDFELYNERYPPNQKDSKIYFFVPVE; translated from the coding sequence ATGAAACCGGAGATAATTTTCAAACCGGGATTTTTTTTAGTGGGAATGAAATATGAAGGACGGAATGAAAAGGGAGAAATTTCAGAATTGTGGAAAAAGTTTAGCGAAAGAATTTTTGAAATTAAAAATCGGGTAAATGAGAAAGAGTGCTATGGGCTTAGTATTTATAGCGAGAAGTTTTTTGCTACCGGCGAGTTTCTTTATTTGGCGGCGGTGGAAGTAGTAAAGATAGAGGAAGTACCTGAAGAAATGGTTGCGGTAGAAGTAGATCCTGCCAAGTATGCGGTTTTTACTTTACCGGGAGAGCCGGATAAACTTCCAAAGTTAATCCACGAAATTTATTGTCGCTACTTAAAAGAAGAGGGCTTAAAGCCGGTTGGTAATTATGATTTTGAACTTTATAATGAACGGTACCCCCCGAATCAAAAAGATTCTAAAATATACTTTTTTGTGCCGGTAGAATAA
- a CDS encoding amidohydrolase family protein — translation MMKRKIIDGHVHLLPDKLMRAIYRWFEENLSWDMPFKYDLEGYLNYLESLGISEMMVLGYVHKPEMSWGLNEWLNNVKEKYPQVKPYLAVHQDDRDKGKMVREFLGKGFLGAKIHCFVQKVGADDLRFFEVYRILVEEGKGLVLHGSGMPVKAEFIFPEQVEKLLETFPGMKIMVAHLGLPDYLNEYLRLVDKYQNLWLDTAYVLGNPKFNNKYLRSVLLNYTERIIFGSDFPIMDYSPELALEELFSFNLGREKEDLILFRNAEEFMGRG, via the coding sequence ATGATGAAAAGAAAAATTATTGACGGTCATGTTCACTTACTGCCGGATAAACTCATGCGGGCAATTTACCGGTGGTTTGAGGAAAATTTAAGCTGGGATATGCCGTTTAAGTATGATTTAGAGGGCTATCTTAATTATTTGGAGTCTCTGGGGATTTCTGAAATGATGGTTTTGGGGTATGTTCATAAACCGGAGATGAGCTGGGGATTGAACGAATGGTTAAATAATGTTAAAGAAAAGTACCCGCAGGTGAAGCCTTACTTAGCGGTACATCAAGACGATCGGGATAAGGGGAAAATGGTGCGGGAATTTTTGGGAAAGGGTTTTTTGGGAGCAAAAATTCACTGTTTTGTGCAAAAAGTTGGAGCCGATGACCTGAGATTCTTTGAAGTTTATAGGATTTTAGTTGAAGAAGGAAAAGGTTTGGTTCTTCATGGAAGCGGTATGCCGGTAAAAGCGGAGTTTATATTTCCGGAGCAGGTAGAGAAACTCCTGGAAACTTTTCCGGGAATGAAAATTATGGTTGCTCATCTTGGATTACCGGATTATTTAAATGAGTACTTGAGATTGGTAGATAAGTATCAAAACCTCTGGCTCGATACGGCCTATGTTCTGGGAAATCCTAAATTTAATAATAAGTACTTACGAAGTGTTCTTTTAAATTATACGGAAAGGATAATTTTTGGAAGCGACTTTCCGATAATGGATTATTCACCTGAATTGGCTTTGGAAGAGCTTTTTTCTTTTAACCTGGGGCGGGAGAAGGAAGATTTAATCTTGTTTAGAAATGCCGAGGAGTTTATGGGCAGGGGTTAA
- a CDS encoding nucleotidyltransferase domain-containing protein, with translation MIPFRDEIEKAVKKIVLLCSPEEVYLFGSCARGVATLRSDIDLCVIVNTNDKRKLLQEIYFNMDVEREVDIVIYTPEEWLRFKDNPATLPYIIAHKGVKIYGRHQELSGMVLKRQKVILKEQGFYLNMMLILGLYVFTVSKL, from the coding sequence ATGATACCTTTTCGGGATGAAATAGAAAAAGCGGTGAAAAAAATAGTTTTATTGTGTTCTCCTGAAGAGGTCTACCTTTTTGGTTCCTGTGCTCGAGGAGTAGCGACTTTAAGAAGTGATATTGATTTATGCGTAATAGTGAATACAAATGATAAAAGGAAACTCTTGCAAGAAATTTATTTTAATATGGACGTGGAGCGAGAGGTGGATATTGTAATTTACACTCCGGAGGAATGGTTAAGATTTAAAGACAATCCTGCTACATTACCCTATATAATTGCCCATAAGGGGGTTAAAATTTATGGTAGACACCAAGAATTATCAGGAATGGTTTTAAAAAGGCAGAAAGTGATTTTAAAGGAGCAAGGATTTTATTTGAACATGATGCTGATTTTGGGCTTGTATGTTTTCACTGTCAGCAAGCTGTAG
- a CDS encoding universal stress protein — MFKKILVGIDGSAKGDKALEMAIGLAKESGAEIHLVHVTPWPILPNVFPPGAIAYVPESVIQELTDELKAKAEKTLRERLLRVEEAGVSGKIKVLEGEPASAIVNYAQEEGVELIVVGNRGISGVKELLLGSVSHKVSQLARCPVLIVK; from the coding sequence GTGTTTAAAAAAATTTTAGTTGGGATTGACGGTTCAGCTAAAGGGGATAAGGCTTTGGAGATGGCAATTGGGCTTGCCAAAGAAAGTGGGGCTGAAATTCATCTTGTCCATGTAACCCCCTGGCCGATTTTGCCCAATGTTTTTCCGCCTGGGGCGATTGCCTACGTGCCGGAATCGGTGATCCAGGAGCTTACCGATGAGCTTAAAGCTAAAGCAGAAAAAACCCTTAGAGAAAGGCTTTTAAGAGTCGAAGAGGCTGGAGTTAGCGGAAAAATTAAGGTGTTAGAGGGAGAACCGGCCAGCGCTATTGTAAATTATGCCCAGGAAGAAGGGGTGGAGTTAATTGTAGTGGGCAATCGGGGGATTTCTGGGGTAAAGGAATTGCTCTTAGGAAGTGTCAGCCACAAAGTATCGCAGCTTGCCCGTTGCCCGGTGTTAATTGTAAAGTAA
- a CDS encoding Crp/Fnr family transcriptional regulator yields the protein MAFSPGIYPNDIFLVTKGRIKVFLTYPDGKEFILTILDPGDIFSGHTRAFGQALEDSVMLLMPLDAFRKMLARYPNLMYGLIRVLGDALKHSLDVIEQLVFMEAKIRLANLLYQWTFSRGIHQHDGILVHTGLTREELAYLIGATRQTLTTLLKEFEAQQIITVYKRSILVRDIDALKKVIFQLSL from the coding sequence ATAGCCTTTTCCCCGGGAATCTATCCCAACGATATTTTTCTCGTTACCAAAGGCCGAATCAAGGTCTTTCTCACTTATCCCGACGGTAAGGAGTTTATCCTAACAATACTGGATCCAGGAGATATTTTTAGCGGACATACCCGTGCCTTTGGTCAGGCTCTTGAAGATTCGGTTATGTTGCTGATGCCGTTAGATGCCTTTCGGAAAATGCTGGCAAGGTATCCTAATTTAATGTATGGTTTGATTCGGGTGCTGGGAGATGCGTTAAAGCATTCTTTAGACGTAATCGAACAACTGGTATTCATGGAAGCCAAAATCCGCCTGGCAAACCTTTTATATCAGTGGACGTTTAGCCGAGGCATTCATCAGCATGATGGCATTCTGGTGCATACCGGTTTGACCAGGGAAGAACTTGCCTATCTAATTGGAGCTACCAGACAAACGCTGACTACTTTATTGAAAGAATTTGAAGCCCAGCAAATCATTACAGTGTACAAAAGAAGCATTTTAGTGCGAGACATCGATGCCCTTAAAAAAGTAATATTTCAGTTAAGTTTGTAA